GAGACATTTGATTATCAGAATTTCACATGCAGGTATACTATTATTACACACACTGAGTCACTTGAAGGCATAATTGAGAGATGAGCATATCTCTGTTATGTATTTACATGAAGGAATATAACCTGAACATGGCGAATGTAGTGCACTGCAATCTTATTACTACAAGTGTCCCTGCAACTTCCTAGATCAGGCTGGAACCTCCTGTAAGGTGACTTAGCAATTCAAAATTAAAGGGCACATGATGACACTTGTGCTAGCTGATACACAGAACATGAAGCATGCTACACATGTATGTAGATTCCTACCACAGACTCTAGTTCAACAAGGAAATTAAACTATGGTATCCTGGTGCTTCCTTTTATGCGTTCTCAAGCAACCGTGCCACCGAAATGTCATGGAGCAGACGGTGCAGCGGTATGGTCGATCACCTGTATGTATGCGCAAGTGTGACTGCATTCTAGACTTTTGCTTGAAGgtccgagggcatgaagggcactgaaaggGCTTCTTGCTTGTGTGGGTGCAGAGGTGTTGCTTCATGGTGGGCATGTCGGAGAATGTCCGAGGACATGAAGGGCATCGAAACGGCTGCTCACCCACGTGGACACGCAGGTGCCTGTTTAGGCTGTTCCTCTGTGAGAAAGTCTGAAGGCACAAATGGCATTCAAATAGACGCTCGCCAGTGTGGATCCTGGCGTGTACTTTCATACACCACAGCTTATTGGTCTCATAATCACAGAGGGGACAGCTGTGGAGGCATCCCTGAATTGAGTTGCCACCCTTGGCCTTTGAAGGAGAAATAGAAGGCCTTGATGCTGCACAATTAAACAAAAGTGAAATTTATTGTGAAATGccaaagagcagcataaatactAAAGGTATCGTTGTTCCATCAAAGCAAATGACAAATCTGCAGCATGCTGCAATACTTTTGTACTGGTAAAACACTTCAGCGCAATCATCTAGCATGGCCGAAGTGGGCTTGCAAGTGCTAGAGCATCGGGCCACGTGATTGGGCTATCTTGTCGCAGTAATCTTAGACAGTCATAACATTTTTGGCTCAAGATACCTGAGAGCTGTCGCTTCCACGGCTTCAGGCGAGTGATGCACCACTCACTACGGCACTGTAGTTCATCAGTGTGAAAAACAAATAAGTAGCCATGCGTGCACTGTACATATTCCTTGTAGCTGCATTAAGCTGTTGCAATTATAGCACGAGTTACAGACCAACAGTCAGCACGGCCTGTAGCAAAGCCTGCCCTGTCCATAAACATCCCACGTGCGATCTGCACTCCCCGCACATTTAATCTTCACGATGGGGGCGAAGCCCAACGTGGGCACAGAGATGTTGCATTATGCAAGAGGTCTTGCAGCAGGCACTATAGCTAGCAGGCCGAGGTGGCTGGCATTTGTGTTTCCATGCGCCTAGTGTTAGAGGCTGTGCAATCTGAAGTTTCTTATGATTCGAAGAACTGGTGAATTGAGATGGAGGACGAAGCATGGCTGGTGCTCTTCAACATGCCAGTATTGTGAAAGCaaggtcatcgagtgagatgtgctcgtGTTTTCCTGCGCGCCCATGACACTATGCTTATTCGTTTAATtcgtaagcaaatgtttactgcaattggTAAGGCCGATAAAACTTTGAAGCTTACTCTTGTCTAATACCCTTTTATTGCTATCAATATTTTGCCT
This region of Dermacentor silvarum isolate Dsil-2018 chromosome 5, BIME_Dsil_1.4, whole genome shotgun sequence genomic DNA includes:
- the LOC119453918 gene encoding zinc finger protein 239-like; this encodes MLQSLQLFSAGLTNAMSLGKCITVAIVACQAPSKVVGQVKVGTQCCVPLADKSVGCSFKAQSVSRSVQTTEAVDESSSTSASRPSISPSKAKGGNSIQGCLHSCPLCDYETNKLWCMKVHARIHTGERLFECHLCLQTFSQRNSLNRHLRVHVGEQPFRCPSCPRTFSDMPTMKQHLCTHTSKKPFQCPSCPRTFKQKSRMQSHLRIHTGDRPYRCTVCSMTFRWHGCLRTHKRKHQDTIV